A genome region from Arachis duranensis cultivar V14167 chromosome 8, aradu.V14167.gnm2.J7QH, whole genome shotgun sequence includes the following:
- the LOC107461459 gene encoding electron transfer flavoprotein-ubiquinone oxidoreductase, mitochondrial has translation MLKFCSIFSKSKSKNLFLLRSRTKSTSRSQSSPAAYTFSRRIFPYSKHSSLLAPASISRVPPSRSFATDSEARDSIEYDVVVVGAGPAGLSAAIRLKQLCHQKGADLSVCVVEKGAEVGAHIISGNVFEPRALDELLPQWKQEEAPINTPVSSDKFWFLTKNRAISLPSPFHNKGNYVISLSQLVRWLGAKAEELGVEIYPGFAASEILYDANNKVIGIGTNDMGIAKDGSKKENFQRGVEVKGCITLLAEGCRGSLSEKIIGRYNLREKGGAEHQTYALGIKEVWEIDERKHQPGAVLHTLGWPLDHKTYGGSFLYHMKDNQISIGFVVALNYQNPFMNPYGEFQKFKHHPAIRQYLEGGTVIQYGARTLNEGGFQSIPYPVFPGGAIIGCSAGFLNVPKIKGTHTAMKSGIAEVTFGVLNEGLDMDMYWKALRNSWIWDELYKARNYRPAFEYGLIPGLALSGLEHYLLRGKHPFTLKHGKADHEATNAAQLHSPIQYPKADGVLSFDVPTSLHRSNTNHEHDQPPHLRLRDPKIPETVNLPVYAAPESRYCPARVYEYVADEHNQLKLQINAQNCLHCKACDIKDPKQNIEWTVPEGGGGPGYSVM, from the exons ATGCTCAAGTTTTGTTCAATCTTCTCCAAATCGAAATCGAAGAACCTCTTTCTTCTTCGGAGTCGTACCAAATCTACTTCAAGGTCTCAATCTTCTCCAGCTGCATACACCTTCTCCCGGCGCATATTTCCGTATTCCAAGCACTCTTCGCTCCTCGCACCTGCCTCCATTTCTAGGGTTCCGCCTTCTCGAAGCTTCGCCACCGATTCAGAGGCCAGAGACTCTATTGAATACGATGTTGTCGTCGTCGGAGCTGGACCTGCTGGCTTATCGGCCGCCATACGCCTCAAGCAGCTCTGCCACCAGAAAGGAGCTGATTTATCCGTGTGTGTGGTGGAGAAAGGTGCTGAAGTAG GTGCTCACATTATTTCCGGAAACGTATTTGAACCTCGAGCGCTGGACGAGCTTCTCCCACAGTGGAAGCAGGAGGAG GCTCCAATCAACACCCCTGTTTCTTCGGACAAGTTTTGGTTTCTCACTAAGAATCGTGCTATTTCTCTCCCGTCTCCTTTTCACAACAAAGGCAACTACGTAATAAG TCTGAGTCAGTTAGTACGTTGGTTGGGAGCAAAAGCTGAAGAGTTAGGAGTGGAAATATACCCAGGCTTTGCTGCTAGTGAG ATATTGTATGATGCAAACAACAAAGTTATCGGCATTGGTACAAATGACATGGGTATTGCAAAAGATGGTTCCAAGAAGGAGAATTTTCAACGTGGTGTTGAGGTCAAAG GTTGCATAACACTTCTAGCTGAGGGATGTCGAGGATCACTCTCAGAG AAAATAATAGGAAGGTACAACCTGAGGGAGAAGGGAGGAGCAGAACATCAGACATATGCTCTGGGAATCAAAGAG GTTTGGGAAATTGATGAGAGAAAGCATCAACCTGGTGCAGTACTCCACACATTGGGATGGCCCTTGGATCATAAAACATATGGAGGATCTTTTCTGTATCACATGAAAGATAATCAG ATCTCTATAGGCTTTGTTGTTGCTTTGAACTATCAGAACCCTTTCATGAATCCTTACGGGGAATTCCAG AAATTTAAGCATCATCCTGCAATCAGACAATATTTAGAAGGCGGTACAGTTATCCAGTATGGAGCTCGCACTTTAAACGAAGGTGGATTTCAG TCTATCCCATATCCAGTTTTTCCTGGAGGAGCAATTATTGGATGCTCAGCTGGCTTCTTAAATGTGCCAAAGATAAAGGGAACTCACACTGCGATGAAATCAGGTATTG CTGAAGTTACATTCGGTGTGCTGAACGAAGGTCTGGATATGGATATGTATTGGAAAGCTCTGAGGAATTCATGGATTTGGGACGAACTATATAAAGCTCGGAATTATCGACCA GCCTTTGAATACGGGCTTATTCCAGGATTGGCCTTAAGTGGTCTGGAACA TTATCTACTCCGGGGGAAGCACCCATTTACTTTGAAGCATGGTAAAGCCGATCATGAAGCTACAAAT GCTGCACAGTTGCATTCTCCAATTCAATATCCAAAGGCAGACGGGGTTTTGTCCTTTGATGTTCCTACCTCCCTTCACAG GAGCAACACAAATCATGAGCACGATCAACCTCCTCACCTTCGTTTGAGGGACCCAAAGATTCCTGAAACTGTAAACTTACCGGTGTATGCAGCCCCCGAGTCACGATATTGTCCTGCGCGAGTATACGA GTATGTCGCAGATGAGCATAATCAGCTCAAATTGCAGATTAATGCACAAAATTGCTTACATTGCAAG GCTTGTGATATTAAAGATCCAAAGCAAAACATAGAATGGACAGTACCAGAAGGGGGTGGAGGCCCTGGATACTCAGTCATGTAG
- the LOC107461457 gene encoding protein STRICTOSIDINE SYNTHASE-LIKE 13 yields the protein MEKRNLLIKDEPFIQHPFIVSLVLIVGFVVMDPFHLGPLGNHEFRPVKHDIAPYHQVMKNWPRDNLSRLGLYGKSEFKDQVYGPESLEFDNLGRGPYTGLADGRVVRWMGEELGWETFAVVTSNWTEKICLRGNDSTTAKQWKHEKTCGRPLGLRFDKESGDLYIADAYYGLLVVGPNGGLATPLATHVDGEPILFANDLDIHNNGSIFFTDTSKRYNRVAHFFILLEGEATGRLLRYDPPTKTTHVVLDGLAFPNGVQFSKDQSFLLYTETTNCRLRRLWIDGPRSGRVEDVADLPGFPDNVRMNEKGQFWVAIDCCRTPAQEVLSHNPWLRNIYFRLPVRMSLLARAMGMKMYTVISLLDDNGRILEVLEDREGDVMKLVSEVKEVNGKLWIGTVAHNHIATLPYP from the exons ATGGAGAAGAGAAACCTACTCATCAAAGATGAACCCTTTATCCAACACCCTTTTATTGTTTCTCTTGTTCTGATTGTGGGATTTGTTGTGATGGACCCTTTTCATCTGGGTCCATTGGGGAATCATGAGTTCAGACCCGTCAAGCATGACATTGCACCATATCATCAAGTCATGAAAAATTGGCCTAGGGACAACTTAAGCAGGCTAGGACTTTATGGCAAATCAGAATTTAAGGACCAAGTCTATGGACCTGAGTCACTCGAATTCGACAACTTGGGTCGCGGTCCTTACACCGGTTTAGCCGATGGCCGTGTGGTTCGATGGATGGGAGAGGAACTTGGTTGGGAAACATTTGCAGTTGTCACCTCCAATTG GACGGAGAAGATTTGCTTGAGAGGGAATGATTCAACAACTGCGAAGCAATGGAAGCATGAGAAAACGTGTGGGCGTCCACTTGGTCTAAGATTTGACAAAGAGAGTGGAGATCTATATATAGCTGATGCATATTATGGTCTTCTTGTGGTTGGACCAAATGGTGGACTTGCTACACCTTTGGCAACTCATGTTGATGGAGAGCCTATTCTCTTTGCTAAtgatcttgacattcataacaATGGTTCCATCTTCTTCACTGACACCAGCAAAAGATACAACAGAGT TGCGCACTTCTTTATATTGTTGGAAGGAGAAGCTACTGGTAGGCTTCTGAGATATGATCCTCCAACTAAAACAACTCATGTTGTCTTGGATGGCCTTGCTTTTCCTAATGGTGTGCAATTCTCTAAAGATCAATCTTTCCTCCTCTACACTGAAACCACCAATTGCAG GCTAAGGAGGCTTTGGATAGATGGTCCAAGAAGTGGGAGAGTGGAAGACGTAGCAGACCTGCCAGGTTTCCCAGACAACGTGAGAATGAACGAGAAAGGGCAGTTTTGGGTGGCAATAGACTGTTGTCGGACACCGGCACAAGAGGTTCTCAGTCACAACCCATGGCTCAGGAACATCTATTTCCGGTTGCCGGTAAGAATGAGCTTGCTCGCCAGAGCCATGGGAATGAAGATGTACACCGTCATCTCGCTTCTCGACGACAATGGACGCATCCTCGAAGTTCTTGAGGATCGAGAAGGTGACGTCATGAAGCTCGTCAGTGAAGTCAAAGAAGTCAACGGCAAGCTCTGGATAGGAACCGTCGCCCATAACCACATCGCCACCTTACCTTATCCCTGA